One segment of Agromyces albus DNA contains the following:
- a CDS encoding T6SS immunity protein Tdi1 domain-containing protein, translating into MIEEYGKSVPITMEEAWTEDGALMTSDGFVRLIDPALLLPVMDAILPSHPGALPVFATAWGDLIVQWERTYVLVLYRYGFFVPFSRRVSDVIFDDMEDSATQQADLRRLFYDDAVAALGLPEIDECFGFKLPLAMGGPESVDNVARRKLKEHLAFLVQTSGAPRDLDELDPPAAEEGTAR; encoded by the coding sequence GTGATCGAAGAGTATGGCAAGAGCGTGCCGATCACCATGGAGGAGGCCTGGACCGAAGACGGTGCCCTGATGACGTCCGATGGGTTCGTACGGCTGATCGACCCCGCACTCCTCCTTCCGGTGATGGATGCCATCCTTCCGTCGCACCCAGGTGCGCTCCCTGTGTTCGCGACCGCGTGGGGCGACCTCATCGTGCAGTGGGAGCGCACGTATGTGCTCGTCCTCTACCGATACGGGTTCTTCGTGCCGTTCTCTCGGAGGGTGTCCGACGTCATCTTCGACGACATGGAGGACTCGGCGACGCAACAGGCGGATCTGCGTCGCCTCTTCTACGACGACGCCGTCGCCGCGCTCGGGCTACCCGAGATCGACGAGTGCTTCGGATTCAAGCTGCCGTTGGCGATGGGCGGTCCGGAGAGCGTCGACAACGTCGCCCGACGCAAGCTCAAGGAGCACCTCGCGTTCCTCGTGCAGACGTCTGGCGCGCCGCGCGATCTCGATGAGCTCGACCCGCCCGCGGCCGAGGAAGGAACCGCGCGATGA
- a CDS encoding Imm61 family immunity protein → MANTDVDADVALLAFAAKGRIASAPPKDAVIRLSDMETADTIFERNGRYELETRNRSSAPRVIMSSESLESVRRYLVLTLGVNVRAQLRLPSTTLPSEVSDLPEGFDLDDSGEQVVLHWDVDGDRRSARFPRNRTGMREAVSFAHVARMSEHELIDALLSPRGVVVERAGNVSSRSDASQEEQER, encoded by the coding sequence ATGGCGAATACCGATGTGGACGCCGACGTCGCCCTCCTCGCCTTCGCGGCGAAGGGCCGGATTGCGTCCGCCCCGCCGAAGGACGCGGTGATCCGCCTCAGCGACATGGAGACGGCTGACACGATCTTCGAGCGGAACGGGCGCTACGAACTGGAGACCAGGAATCGGAGCTCGGCACCGCGTGTGATCATGTCGAGCGAGTCGCTCGAATCCGTTCGCCGATACCTCGTACTCACACTCGGCGTGAACGTCCGTGCGCAGCTGCGACTCCCGAGCACGACTCTGCCGAGCGAGGTGAGCGACCTCCCCGAGGGCTTCGACCTCGACGACAGCGGTGAGCAGGTGGTGCTGCACTGGGACGTCGACGGCGATCGCCGCTCGGCCCGGTTCCCGCGGAACCGCACCGGAATGCGCGAGGCGGTGTCGTTCGCGCACGTCGCGCGGATGTCCGAGCATGAGCTCATCGATGCGCTCCTGTCTCCGCGGGGTGTCGTTGTCGAGCGGGCCGGTAATGTGTCGTCGCGATCGGATGCATCGCAGGAAGAACAGGAACGATGA